Proteins from one Sarcophilus harrisii chromosome 2, mSarHar1.11, whole genome shotgun sequence genomic window:
- the CDC26 gene encoding anaphase-promoting complex subunit CDC26, which produces MLRRKPTRLELKLDDIEEFESIRKDLETRKKQREEVDVVGASDGEGAIGLSSDHKTREQMINDRIGYKPQPKPNNRSSQFGSFEF; this is translated from the exons ATGCTCCGTCGAAAACCTACTCGCCTGGAGCTGAAGCTAGATGACATTGAGGAATTTGAGAGTATCCGGAAGGATCTAGAG acccgtaaaaaacaaagagaagaggTGGATGTGGTGGGAGCCAGTGATGGGGAAGGAGCTATTGGCCTGAGCAGTGACCACAAGACCCGAGAACAAATGATCAATGACCGAATTGGTTATAAGCCTCAGCCCAAACCCAATAATCGTTCATCTCAGTTTGGAAGCTTTGAGTtttag